The Anaerolineae bacterium region GAAAATAGCCTGGACCCGATAAATTTTAACGGCCAATTTTTATTTCGTGCTCAAAAAAGTGTCAACTAAATTGTGAACCATCCCGATTTTTCCTAATGGTAATGTAGGGGGTCTGCTTTTTCTCCCGGTGAACAAAGCAACCACCGGCAGTTGAATTATACTATTATCTGCCCGACTGAAACAAACTCGAAGGCATAGGCGGGCGGATCTATCCGTCCGCAAGAGTGGCCCAACTGACGATTAATTGGTAAGATAAGATCTGATAAACAACCTGTTTGCTCAGGGCCGCCGCCAACTTGGTTGTCAAAAGCGGAGAACAAACGTATTATCTCCGGCGATACAAATAGCGTCACCGGCCGGTCGCCCTATTTGCCTCTGCCAGCAGTTGGTGGATTTCCAATGGCTCGCCTTTGCCGGTATCGCGTTGCAGGGAGATGGCTTCTTGCTCACATTTTGACACGCACACGCCGCAGCCCATACAACGCCCGGTATCTACCACGGCGTGGCCGTTCACTGCCAGGGCCTCAAATTGGCAAAACGCGGCGCACCGGCCGCAGCCCTCACACAAGGCCGCATCTACATAAGCAACGTACCCGGAAGCAGCCAGCATCGGCACGCCGTTACGCTGGGCCTGCATGGCCCCACAGCAGCAGGCGCAACAGTTACAAATGGCATAAAACCGGCCCAGCATTGCATCCTTAAAAAAGGCGTGGTGAACGTGCCCCCGCTCGTGTTCGGCTTGCAAAATGGCAACCGCTTCCGCAGACGTGATCCAGCGGGAACGGCCGGGATGATGTTCGGCCACAAAACCCGCAATTGGCTCGCCAATAATGAGGCAGACGTCCAACGGCTGGCAGGGATGGGGACGCGCCGCCCGGCAGGGACATTGCAAAACCACAATATGGTTGGGGTTACGCAAAATAATATCGCGGGCGCGGGCATAGGGGATGATTTTTTCCAGGTCGGTGAGATTGATCTCTTGGTTCACCGTTACCAAGCCTTTGGCTGCGGCCAGGGGCACCACCTTGCCGTGATAAGTATCGGCAAAAGTGAGCCGGTTAGAGGTTGGGTCTGGAGCCTGGCCCGTTGTTTCCACCTTTAATAGTTTCAGCACCCCTGTAACCAGGGGAGCCAGGGCGCGAGACAGGGGATGCTCGCCGGTGCCCAGGGCAATATAAAGGTAAGACCAGCGGGCATAGATGTAGCCGTGCAGCCAGTCGAATAGAGAATAGTGGGGCGTTTGACGGGCCTCTTTGATGAAGGCCCAAGTGGAAGGACATAAGAAACGAAATTTGAAGCTCATCCTTCTTCAATCCTATCTGTCAGGTATTCGACCGCCAGGGTTTCAGTACAT contains the following coding sequences:
- a CDS encoding 4Fe-4S binding protein, translating into MSFKFRFLCPSTWAFIKEARQTPHYSLFDWLHGYIYARWSYLYIALGTGEHPLSRALAPLVTGVLKLLKVETTGQAPDPTSNRLTFADTYHGKVVPLAAAKGLVTVNQEINLTDLEKIIPYARARDIILRNPNHIVVLQCPCRAARPHPCQPLDVCLIIGEPIAGFVAEHHPGRSRWITSAEAVAILQAEHERGHVHHAFFKDAMLGRFYAICNCCACCCGAMQAQRNGVPMLAASGYVAYVDAALCEGCGRCAAFCQFEALAVNGHAVVDTGRCMGCGVCVSKCEQEAISLQRDTGKGEPLEIHQLLAEANRATGR